The following proteins are encoded in a genomic region of Nakaseomyces glabratus chromosome J, complete sequence:
- a CDS encoding uncharacterized protein (CAGL0J12067g~Putative adhesin-like cell wall protein (adhesin cluster V); predicted GPI-anchor), producing MRRKPPFTTLKLWLIGALYIIRNVTAQAVIQSDTIVNGNNPSGYENGYIVLGGAYLAFQDMNSVPMYQTVRVDKGGALYYVNNNMKGFSISSAHAFTVPFVFRNEGTVVVDDRHSTSPGSWTVNSGTFTNTGNMMFTSSQGDTIGIYASSITNTGVIYSKGTSSSKPQQLKISSGNSWINTGTICLANSTYKLSKSIQGGGCISVGEGSVFNIYSYDMQQQTIYLSHPSSVVSFSNGQNVAVHGLGNGNGFLYPGAPIQKVTYNSLTGIATFTTGIASLQQFTVPIGLGYNQSEFEIIKSINIQGTNYNNYNYVIYKGPPPNSAPSVCQPCVEIPLFTFKVPEAYETTNDIGFTETVSFFSTYNSNNLPMIGTTTIYSPPNVYTLTRYNESTTETDIVSKVTGVDFNGSPFAYYTTITVKGKQQPEVVTKTITITNDDGSKSTITTVQSNNDTINSSTSSVPSASVETISSIDGEGMEVTDIISPIITTNSDGKPTTIFTTYPYDDGVDKTVIYTNGDALPTTVIISHITTTGANGQLTTIATTYPRLPNEGPDYTTTTTNSQGQVITEIISHITTEDENGQPTIIITTIKSSKETDDYTTVVTNADGSVETDIVSHITTTDSDGKPTTIVTTFPAPAASGADYTTVVTNADGSVETDIVSHITTTDSDGKPTTIVTTFPAPAASGADYTTVVTNADGSVETDIVSHITTTDSDGKPTTIVTTFPAPAASGADYTTVVTNADGSVETDIVSHITTTDSDGKPTTIVTTFPAPAASGADYTTVVTNADGSVETDIVSHITTTDSDGKPTTIVTTFPAPAASGADYTTVVTNADGSVETDIVSHITTTDSDGKPTTIVTTFPAPAASGADYTTVVTNADGSVETDIVSHITTTDSDGKPTTIVTTFPAPAASGADYTTVVTNADGSVETDIVSHITTTDSDGKPTTIVTTFPAPAASGADYTTVVTNADGSVETDIVSHITTTDSDGKPTTIVTTFPAPAASGADYTTVVTNADGSVETDIVSHITTTDSDGKPTTIVTTFPAPAASGADYTTVVTNADGSVETDIVSHITTTDSDGKPTTIVTTFPAPAASGADYTTVVTNADGSVETDIVSHITTTDSDGKPTTIVTTFPAPAASGADYTTVVTNADGSVETDIVSHITTTDSDGKPTTIVTTFPAPAASGADYTTVVTNADGSVETDIVSHITTTDSDGKPTTIVTTFPAPAASGADYTTVVTNADGSVETDIVSHITTTDSDGKPTTIVTTFPAPAASGADYTTVVTNADGSVETDIVSHITTTDSDGKPTTIVTTFPAPAASGADYTTVVTNADGSVETDIVSHITTTDSDGKPTTIVTTFPAPAASGADYTTVVTNADGSVETDIVSHITTTDSDGKPTTIVTTFPAPAASGADYTTVVTNADGSVETDIVSHITTTDSDGKPTTIVTTFPAPAASGADYTTVVTNADGSVETDIVSHITTTDSDGKPTTIVTTFPAPAASGADYTTVVTNADGSVETDIVSHITTTDSDGKPTTIVTTFPAPAASGADYTTVVTNADGSVETDIVSHITTTDSDGKPTTIVTTFPAPAASGADYTTVVTNADGSVETDIVSHITTTDSDGKPTTIVTTFPAPAASGADYTTVVTNADGSVETDIVSHITTTDSDGKPTTIVTTFPAPAASGADYTTVVTNADGSVETDIVSHITTTDSDGKPTTIVTTFPAPAASGADYTTVVTNADGSVQTDIVSHITTTDSDGKPTTIVTTVPCTVCSSNADYTTVVRKSNGSVETEVVSHITTTDSNGQVVTITTTAPCTENNGNGDYTTVVTNSNGSVETEVVSHITTTDSNGKPTTVVTTVPCTVCSSNADYTTVVTKSNGSVETEVVSHITTTDSNGQVVTITTTAPCTENNGNGDYTTVVTKSNGSVETEVVSHIATTDSNGKPTTIVTTVPCTVCSSNADYTTVVTKSNGSVETEVVSHITTTDSNGKPTTITTTAPCSNSESHVENQTTSPSMHTTSLVGSENGVSAKTVNDKPNPTSVTEVALSQGTTSNAGYSTDQGSSLEMFAPTGASAVESGNKVSQTQTASIFHGAGSTFKIKFNTILLSTSLTILILLGMA from the coding sequence ATGAGGAGAAAGCCTCCATTTACAACGTTGAAGTTGTGGTTGATTGGAGCTTTATACATTATCAGAAATGTTACAGCTCAAGCCGTTATTCAATCTGATACCATTGTCAACGGTAACAATCCCAGCGGATATGAAAATGGTTATATTGTTTTAGGAGGTGCATATCTGGCATTCCAAGATATGAACAGTGTTCCAATGTATCAAACGGTTAGAGTCGACAAAGGTGGTGCTCTTTACTATGTTAACAATAACATGAAAGGATTCTCTATATCATCAGCTCATGCTTTCACCGTGCCATTCGTGTTTCGTAATGAAGGAACAGTGGTAGTTGACGACAGACATAGTACATCTCCTGGTTCCTGGACAGTTAATAGTGGTACTTTTACTAATACAGGGAATATGATGTTTACATCCAGTCAAGGTGATACAATTGGAATTTATGCAAGTTCAATAACAAATACAGGCGTTATCTATTCTAAGGGTACTAGCTCAAGCAAGCCACAACAACTCAAAATAAGTAGTGGTAATAGTTGGATCAATACAGGTACAATTTGTCTTGCAAACAGTACCTATAAGTTAAGTAAGTCCATTCAAGGTGGTGGATGTATATCAGTTGGTGAAGGGTctgttttcaatatctaCAGTTATGATATGCAACAACAAACAATCTATTTATCGCACCCTTCCTCTGTTGTATCCTTCAGTAACGGCCAGAATGTTGCTGTCCATGGTTTAGGTAATGGGAATGGGTTTTTGTACCCAGGTGCTCCTATTCAAAAGGTCACATATAACTCCTTGACAGGTATTGCAACATTCACAACTGGTATAGCAAGTTTACAACAGTTTACAGTACCTATTGGCTTAGGGTATAACCAAtctgaatttgaaattatcaaaagCATTAATATACAAGGAACAAACTATAATAACTACAACTATGTTATATACAAGggaccaccaccaaatTCAGCACCATCGGTATGCCAGCCATGTGTGGAAATTCCTTTGTTTACCTTTAAAGTTCCTGAGGCTTATGAAACCACCAACGACATTGGATTCACAGAAACAGTATCATTTTTCTCTACGTATAACTCTAACAACCTGCCCATGATTGGTACCACAACAATATATTCACCCCCTAATGTGTACACCTTAACAAGATATAACGAGAGCACAACCGAAACTGATATAGTCAGCAAGGTTACTGGTGTTGATTTTAACGGTTCCCCATTTGCTTATTACACGACGATCACTGTCAAAGGAAAACAACAACCTGAAGTTGTAACCAAAACAATTACAATAACAAATGATGATGGAAGTAAAAGTACTATTACTACAGTACAAAGTAACAACGATACTATTAACTCATCTACATCTTCAGTGCCATCTGCGTCTGTGGAaacaatttcatcaatagaTGGTGAGGGGATGGAAGTTACCGATATCATTTCCCCAATCATTACAACAAATTCCGATGGTAAaccaacaacaatatttaCCACCTACCCATACGATGATGGTGTAGATAAGACTGTCATATACACAAATGGTGATGCTTTACCTACTACTGTTATAATTTCTCATATTACAACCACTGGTGCTAACGGTCAATTAACAACTATAGCCACAACTTATCCAAGACTGCCAAATGAAGGTCCAGATTACACCACAACAACTACCAACAGTCAAGGTCAGGTTATCACTGAAATAATTTCACATATCACaacagaagatgaaaatggaCAGCCAACAATAATtataacaacaataaaatcctcaaaagaaactgatGATTACACCACTGTCGTGACCAACGCGGACGGCTCTGTcgagaccgacattgtctcccacatcaccaccaccgactccgacggcaagcctaccaccatcgtcaccaccttcccagccccagctgccagcggtgctgactacaccactgtcGTGACCAACGCGGACGGCTCTGTcgagaccgacattgtctcccacatcaccaccaccgactccgacggcaagcctaccaccatcgtcaccaccttcccagccccagctgccagcggtgctgactacaccactgtcGTGACCAACGCGGACGGCTCTGTcgagaccgacattgtctcccacatcaccaccaccgactccgacggcaagcctaccaccatcgtcaccaccttcccagccccagctgccagcggtgctgactacaccactgtcGTGACCAACGCGGACGGCTCTGTcgagaccgacattgtctcccacatcaccaccaccgactccgacggcaagcctaccaccatcgtcaccaccttcccagccccagctgccagcggtgctgactacaccactgtcGTGACCAACGCGGACGGCTCTGTcgagaccgacattgtctcccacatcaccaccaccgactccgacggcaagcctaccaccatcgtcaccaccttcccagccccagctgccagcggtgctgactacaccactgtcGTGACCAACGCGGACGGCTCTGTcgagaccgacattgtctcccacatcaccaccaccgactccgacggcaagcctaccaccatcgtcaccaccttcccagccccagctgccagcggtgctgactacaccactgtcGTGACCAACGCGGACGGCTCTGTcgagaccgacattgtctcccacatcaccaccaccgactccgacggcaagcctaccaccatcgtcaccaccttcccagccccagctgccagcggtgctgactacaccactgtcGTGACCAACGCGGACGGCTCTGTcgagaccgacattgtctcccacatcaccaccaccgactccgacggcaagcctaccaccatcgtcaccaccttcccagccccagctgccagcggtgctgactacaccactgtcGTGACCAACGCGGACGGCTCTGTcgagaccgacattgtctcccacatcaccaccaccgactccgacggcaagcctaccaccatcgtcaccaccttcccagccccagctgccagcggtgctgactacaccactgtcGTGACCAACGCGGACGGCTCTGTcgagaccgacattgtctcccacatcaccaccaccgactccgacggcaagcctaccaccatcgtcaccaccttcccagccccagctgccagcggtgctgactacaccactgtcGTGACCAACGCGGACGGCTCTGTcgagaccgacattgtctcccacatcaccaccaccgactccgacggcaagcctaccaccatcgtcaccaccttcccagccccagctgccagcggtgctgactacaccactgtcGTGACCAACGCGGACGGCTCTGTcgagaccgacattgtctcccacatcaccaccaccgactccgacggcaagcctaccaccatcgtcaccaccttcccagccccagctgccagcggtgctgactacaccactgtcGTGACCAACGCGGACGGCTCTGTcgagaccgacattgtctcccacatcaccaccaccgactccgacggcaagcctaccaccatcgtcaccaccttcccagccccagctgccagcggtgctgactacaccactgtcGTGACCAACGCGGACGGCTCTGTcgagaccgacattgtctcccacatcaccaccaccgactccgacggcaagcctaccaccatcgtcaccaccttcccagccccagctgccagcggtgctgactacaccactgtcGTGACCAACGCGGACGGCTCTGTcgagaccgacattgtctcccacatcaccaccaccgactccgacggcaagcctaccaccatcgtcaccaccttcccagccccagctgccagcggtgctgactacaccactgtcGTGACCAACGCGGACGGCTCTGTcgagaccgacattgtctcccacatcaccaccaccgactccgacggcaagcctaccaccatcgtcaccaccttcccagccccagctgccagcggtgctgactacaccactgtcGTGACCAACGCGGACGGCTCTGTcgagaccgacattgtctcccacatcaccaccaccgactccgacggcaagcctaccaccatcgtcaccaccttcccagccccagctgccagcggtgctgactacaccactgtcGTGACCAACGCGGACGGCTCTGTcgagaccgacattgtctcccacatcaccaccaccgactccgacggcaagcctaccaccatcgtcaccaccttcccagccccagctgccagcggtgctgactacaccactgtcGTGACCAACGCGGACGGCTCTGTcgagaccgacattgtctcccacatcaccaccaccgactccgacggcaagcctaccaccatcgtcaccaccttcccagccccagctgccagcggtgctgactacaccactgtcGTGACCAACGCGGACGGCTCTGTcgagaccgacattgtctcccacatcaccaccaccgactccgacggcaagcctaccaccatcgtcaccaccttcccagccccagctgccagcggtgctgactacaccactgtcGTGACCAACGCGGACGGCTCTGTcgagaccgacattgtctcccacatcaccaccaccgactccgacggcaagcctaccaccatcgtcaccaccttcccagccccagctgccagcggtgctgactacaccactgtcGTGACCAACGCGGACGGCTCTGTcgagaccgacattgtctcccacatcaccaccaccgactccgacggcaagcctaccaccatcgtcaccaccttcccagccccagctgccagcggtgctgactacaccactgtcGTGACCAACGCGGACGGCTCTGTcgagaccgacattgtctcccacatcaccaccaccgactccgacggcaagcctaccaccatcgtcaccaccttcccagccccagctgccagcggtgctgactacaccactgtcGTGACCAACGCGGACGGCTCTGTcgagaccgacattgtctcccacatcaccaccaccgactccgacggcaagcctaccaccatcgtcaccaccttcccagccccagctgccagcggtgctgactacaccactgtcGTGACCAACGCGGACGGCTCTGTcgagaccgacattgtctcccacatcaccaccaccgactccgacggcaagcctaccaccatcgtcaccaccttcccagccccagctgccagcggtgctgactacacaACTGTCGTGACCAACGCGGACGGCTctgtccagaccgacattgtctcccacatcaccaccaccgactccgacggcaagcctaccaccatcgtaaccactgttccatgcACTGTATGCTCAAGCAacgcagactacaccacagTTGTCAGGAAGTCCAACGGCAGTGTTGAGACCGAAGTTGtttcccacatcaccaccaccgactccaacggccAGGTTGTAACCATAACTACAACTGCTCCATGTACTGAAAACAATGGTAATGGTGACTACACGACTGTAGTGACCAACTCCAACGGCAGTGTTGAGACCGAAGTTGTGTCtcacatcaccaccaccgactccaatgGCAAGCCTACAACTgttgtcaccactgttccatgcACTGTATGCTCAAGCAacgcagactacaccacagTTGTCACGAAGTCCAACGGCAGTGTTGAGACCGAAGTTGtttcccacatcaccaccaccgactccaacggccAGGTTGTAACCATAACTACAACTGCTCCATGTACTGAAAACAATGGTAATGGTGACTACACTACAGTTGTCACGAAGTCCAACGGCAGTGTTGAGACCGAAGTTGTGTCTCACATCGCCACtaccgactccaacggcaagcctaccaccatcgtcaccactgttccatgcACTGTATGCTCAAGCAacgcagactacaccacagTTGTCACGAAGTCCAACGGCAGTGTTGAGACCGAAGTTGtgtcccacatcaccaccaccgactccaacggcaagccaACTACTATAACCACTACTGCACCATGCTCTAATTCGGAATCCCACGTTGAGAACCAAACAACTTCACCAAGCATGCATACCACCTCACTTGTTGGTTCTGAAAACGGTGTTAGTGCTAAGACTGTCAATGACAAGCCTAACCCAACTAGCGTTACAGAAGTTGCTCTAAGTCAAGGCACCACATCTAATGCCGGTTATTCGACAGACCAAGGTAGCTCTTTGGAGATGTTTGCTCCTACAGGAGCTTCTGCTGTTGAAAGTGGCAATAAGGTGTCCCAGACCCAAACTGCCTCCATCTTCCATGGTGCAGGTTCTACattcaagatcaaatttAATACCATTCTACTATCCACATCATTGACTATCTTGATTCTGTTAGGCATGGCTTAA